In one Culex quinquefasciatus strain JHB chromosome 2, VPISU_Cqui_1.0_pri_paternal, whole genome shotgun sequence genomic region, the following are encoded:
- the LOC119766091 gene encoding paraneoplastic antigen Ma3 homolog encodes MTKPEEEEKNAGAAEHAMKLIGTLENFVPSADFDDYLERAENFFELNCITDDEFKRKLIVHFIGLPALKKLQQLLYPKTHKQSTYKEVTDKLKSYFSPQKNRIAQSVEFFKRSQHEYEKVADFAVELQALSKHCVFEQFLDAALRDKFIAGLRNAKIQAELMNSPDNTRFDEAVTKAKNLEQIEEDQQKMKAKQQYANRVNGGNVNRRNRSQSRKPEQSERGQRSSSRGRPSSRGGPRGRKDFRCYACGKKGHMARSCWSNKANVVNRSDDDSVVDSDDEVNHVVNVPLFKRL; translated from the coding sequence ATGACGAAGCCGGAAGAAGAAGAGAAGAACGCCGGCGCGGCGGAACACGCGATGAAGCTGATCGGAACGCTGGAAAATTTCGTTCCCAGTGCGGATTTTGACGACTACCTCGAGAGAGCCGAAAACTTTTTCGAACTGAACTGCATCACGGATGATGAGTTCAAACGGAAGCTGATCGTCCATTTTATTGGCCTGCCCGCGCTGAAGAAGCTGCAGCAGTTGCTGTACCCGAAAACCCACAAGCAGTCGACGTACAAGGAGGTTACCGACAAGCTGAAGTCGTACTTCAGTCCCCAGAAGAACCGGATCGCCCAGTCCGTGGAGTTCTTCAAGCGAAGCCAGCACGAGTACGAGAAGGTCGCGGATTTCGCGGTCGAGCTGCAAGCCCTGTCGAAGCACTGTGTCTTCGAACAGTTCCTCGACGCAGCCCTGCGCGACAAATTCATCGCCGGTCTACGGAACGCCAAAATCCAGGCCGAGCTGATGAACAGCCCGGACAACACGAGGTTCGACGAAGCCGTCACGAAAGCCAAGAATCTGGAGCAGATCGAGGAGGACCAGCAGAAGATGAAGGCCAAGCAGCAGTACGCCAACCGAGTCAATGGCGGAAACGTCAACCGACGAAACCGTTCGCAGTCCCGGAAGCCGGAGCAGTCCGAGAGAGGCCAGCGCAGCAGTTCGCGAGGCAGACCCAGCTCGCGAGGAGGACCACGTGGCCGCAAGGATTTCCGTTGCTACGCTTGCGGAAAGAAGGGCCACATGGCGCGGTCGTGCTGGAGCAACAAGGCGAACGTGGTGAACCGCAGCGACGACGACAGCGTGGTCGACTCTGACGACGAGGTCAACCACGTGGTGAACGTTCCATTGTTCAAGAGGTTGTGA